CATAAGAATCCTGTTCGTCCCTCAGCGCATTAACAATTTATGATTCAGCCCTGGCCGGACCGGCGAATTATCGTTCCCCCGAAGACAAAACGCGTTATATTATAACGTAACCGATTTGGCGCCACTACGCCCGGATGCGAAAGGCACCATTCATGAGCAAGGAAACAAAGCCCCCGATGCTTGCCGAACTGCAGGATATCACCCTGAAATATGCCGGGCGCGCGGTCCTGGATCATGTCGACCTGTCAATAGAGCGGGGACAGATCGTCACCGTGATCGGGCCCAACGGATCGGGAAAAACGACCCTGGCGCGCGTCCTGCTGGGGCTTCTCGAACCCGATACCGGTCATGTCCGGCGGATGGACGACATCGTCATCGGCTATGTCCCGCAGCGCATGCATATCGATTCGAGCCTGCCGCTATCCGTGCGCCGGTTCCTGCAAATTGCCGCGCCGCGCCAGGGCGGGAATATTGCCGCGGCGCTGGCGGAAACCGGCGCCGGCGCTGTCGCGGACGCCGATATCGGATCGCTGTCCGGCGGCGAGTTGCAGCGGGTTCTGCTGGCGCGCGCGCTGCTGCGGGACCCGGACCTTCTGGTGCTGGACGAGCCGGCGCAGGGCGTCGACTTTGCCGGCCAGACGGCGCTTTACCATCTGATCGGGGAAATCCGCGACCGGCATAAATGCGGCGTCCTCACAATTTCGCACGACCTCCACCTCGTGATGGCCGCAACGGACCGGGTTATCTGCCTGAACCACCATATCTGCTGTTCGGGGGAGCCGGAATCGGTCCGCATCCATCCGGAATATGTTGCGCTGTTCGGTCCCGCCGCATCGAAGGATATTGCCATCTATTCGCATAGCCATTGCCATAGCCACGATCTGGCCGGCAACATTGTCGAGCCTGAAAACAGCCACGCGCATCACCACCATTCCCCGCAATGACCCTGCTCGATGACTTCTTTTGGCGCGCCATGCTGGGCGGGCTTGGTGTCGCGCTCGCTGCCGGACCGCTCGGCTGTTTCGTCGTCTGGCGGCGGATGGCGTTTTTTGGCGCGTCGATCGCGCATGCCGCCCTGCTTGGCGTGGCGCTTGGCCTCATCCTCGCCATCGATCCGATCCTGGGGATCGCGATCACCGGCATCATTTTCGCCATAGCCATCGTCCTGCTGCAACGGCAGACGCGACTGGCGTCGGACACGCTGCTCGGCATTCTGGCCCATGCCGCCCTCGCGGCCGGGCTGGTGGCCATATCGTTCCGGCAGGATCTGAGGGCCGACCTCATCGGTTATCTGTTCGGCGATATCCTGGCCGTGACGACCGGCGACCTGCTGTGGATTTATCTCGGCGGCGGTCTGTCGCTCGCGGTTCTCGTCGCGATCTGGCGCCCCCTGCTCGCGATGACCGTCCATGAAGAACTTGCCCGCGCCGAGGGTATTCCAGTTCTCGCCATCCAGTTGGTCTTCGCGCTGTTGCTGGCAATCGTGATCGCGGTTTCGATGAAAATCGTCGGCGTCCTGCTGATCGTCTCGCTGCTGATCATCCCCGCCGCTGCCGCCCGCCCCTTCGCCCGCTCACCCGAGCAGATGGCGGGCATGGCCGCACTGATCGGCGCCGTCGCCGTCGCCGGGGGGTTGGGCGCATCCTTTCAGTGGGATACGCCCTCCGGCCCCTCTATCGTCATCGCCGCCTTCGCCATCTTCCTGGCGAGCCTGGCGGCATCCGCCGCAAGGCGCCGCTGATCGAAGCAATTTCGCACCCTTAATGCGACATGAACACCGGAATTTCGGTATTCGACAGGATATAATTCGTCGCACCGCCAAAAATCATCTGCCGAAGCCGGCTGTTGGTGTATGCGCCCTTGACCATCAGATCCGCGCCCTGGGCCATGGATTCCTCCAGCATGGCCTGCCCCGGATTGCGGCCGTTCGCGGTGGCGTCCACCACGGTCGCATCAATCCCGCTGTGCGAGAGATAGCGGGCGATTTCCGTACCCGACGGGCCCGGCACCGTGGCTTCGTCAATCGAAACGACGACGACCTTTTTCGCCCGTTCCAGAATAGGCTTCGAAAAAGCAATCGTGCGCGCGGTTTCGGTGCTGCCGTTCCACGCGATCGAAACCGTTTCGCCGACGGTCGTCGGCGCCTCCGGCGGCGCAATCAGGATAGGCCGGCCGGATTCGAACAGCGCTGCCTCGAGAGTGTGCATTGTCGGCGTCGTCGAACCGTGGACCGGCCTGCCCAGCACAATCAGGTCAAACAGGCGACCCCGATGGCCGACATAATCGTCCGTCGGACCGACATTCTGCCAGACAGCACAGGGTTGGCCATCGGTCCGCGTTCGGGAAATATTATGCCTGTCCATGAAGGTTTCGAAATATTCCTGCGCCTGCCGGATTCGCGCACTGTCCTCGCGTTCGTATTTTTCGACGAAAGCCGGCGTCACAACGCCAAAACCATCCGCGCTGGCGATGGCCGGCAGCGCGGGCTGCACGTAAACCCCCTCGACGTAACTGGCGAAACGCTGCGCCATCAGTACAGCCGACGCAAAAACCGATTCGACAATCTTGCTTTCCTCAAACGGGATCAGTATCGACTTCATTCTTCATCTCCCTGTACGATGTTCTTGTTTTATCGCCCTGTTCATGGTTACAGCCCCCTCCACACCGTGGAAGAACCTACCTGTGGTGATATATTCGCCCAGATGCGTGACAATACAAACATTAGCACAGTTCGCGCCGTCAGGTGGGTCAAATCCGTCGCCATCGCTCTCCTGGCCGTCCTGACAATCGCGCTGTTCAATACCGACCGGCGCTTTGTCACCGTCGCGCGGAACGTATTGCCCAACCTCGATTTCTCGGAACAGGCCCGGTACTGGCAAGGCACGCCGGACGGGGTTTTTCTGCTACGCGCCGATCCGCCGGCAATCGTGCTGGACCGGAGGATGCGCCGGCAGGCATTCATCCGGCAATCCCTGGATTTACCGGTCGGGTTCGGGTTTCTGCGCATCGGCGCGGATACCAGGGTGCAAAACCAGGTCACCGGCCCGATGTGGTGGAACCGCGCCGGCATCGTCATGTACAGCATCGATGCCGGGGGCAGGCGAATAGATTTCTGGCCGTCGTCCGTTGCCCTGCCGGAAGTTTCGGATGCATGGCGGCATCACGAAGCCGTCATTCCCGTCGCACCGACCGCCCGGCGCATGGACCTGTACCTCTTCATGGGCGCCAGACATGGCGTCTTTGCCGTGCGAAACCTGACCGTCGACGGGCTGGACAACGCGACATGGTTCGCCGCCGCACGGGTCGCGCTGGCCGCAGGCTGGGTTGCGGCGGGACTCTGGATCGTGGTTCCCCTTTTCGCGCGGCATTGGCGGCGCGCCACCGCGCGCCTCGCGCTGTTCGTTTTGCTGGGCACGCTGGCCGGCGTCCTGGCGCCGCAGCCGGAGCTATCGAATTTCCTTCATGGCACCCTTGAGACGATTGACCGGGGCATGCGCAGCCTGCCCGTGCCGGGCATCCTGGAATCGCAGGCTCCCCTACCCGCCCCTGGCGCGCCGGAACAGGCCCGTGACGACGCGAACGGAGGCGAAGCAATCAGGGACGATACAAGTGGCGACGACAGCCGGACTCCGCGCGACGACGTGGCCAGGGGAACCAGCGCCCGCATTGTCGGCGCATTACCACCGACGCTGACCAGTGGAGGGGGGACGCATGCGGCACATTTTGTCGTGCACGCCGTCCTCGCCTTCCTGGTCCTGCTGACCTTCCGTCGGGCGGCATTCGTCCCGCTGTTCGGATATCTGTTGCTAACCGGCGTCTCAACCGAGATCATCCAGTATTTCGTGACGACGCGGACCGTCAACCCGGCGGACGGCGCGCTGAACCTGGCCGGCATCGCCTCGGGCGCGATAGCGGGCTGGATATGGACAAGCCAGATGCACCGGTTCCACCGGACAACGTGAAACTTTAAGAGGGAATTGCGATGGCGCGACATGATCAAGGCGTACCTGTCGATGCCCTGGACAGCATCACGGGCCTTACCGACGACCATCGCGGCCATGTCGTGGTGGCCGCGTCGCATGGCGCGGTCTACGCGGCCTATCTGGCCGCCAAGGGCGGGGCCCGCGCCGTGATCCTGAACGATGCAGGCGTGGGCAAGGGCGGCGCCGGCATTTCCGGCCTGCCCTATCTGGACGGATTCGGCATCGCCGCCGCGACGATTAGCCACCTGTCGGCGCGCATCGGCGACGGCGACGACATGCTGGCGCGCGGCGTCATCAGCCATGTGAACGAAGCCGCGAAATCCCTGGGGTGCCGAGCGGGCCAGAGCTGCGCCGAATGCGCCAGACTGATGCAGGCCGCGCCGCCCGCATCGGCGAATCCGCCGGAGCAAAGCGAATCCCGCTCACTGCTGCGGGCGGAAGCGGGCGAGCCGGAAGTCTGGGGCGCCGATTCCGCCTCGCTGGTCGTGCCGGAAGACAGCGGCCATATCGTGATCACCGGGTCGCATGGCCAGGTGCTGGGCGACAGGCCGGAAACAGCGCTGAAATACGATGCGCTGGCGGCGGTTTTCAGCGACGCCGGAATCGGCGCCGACGGGGCCGGGATCAGCCGGCTGCCGGCGCTGGATACCCGCCGCATCCCCGCCGCCGCCGTATCGGCGAAAAGTGCGCGCATCGGCGACGCGCGGTCGGTTTACGAGGAAGGCCGGCTCTCCTGCGTCAACGAAACCGCCGCCGCCCTGGGCGCGAAACCCGGGATGAGCACCCGCGATTTCGTCAATCTCGTGATCGCCAGCCTGAAGTAACCGGTCAGACCGGCCGGTCGCCCTTCTCCACTTTCAGCACGCGGCTGTCGATGGCCGGCAGCATTTTCGCCGGATCGCGGGTCACGACGACATCGATCACGGTGGGACGGCCGGTTTCGTCGATCCCCGACCGTATGGCGCCGCCCAGCGCCTCCGGGTCCTCGACCCGGATGCCATGGCACCCGAAGGCATTGGCGACATTGGCGTAATTGGTGTCCATCAGGTCGCTGGACTGGTAATTGCCCGCGCCGTACATGGAATGCTGCAATGCCTTCACGTAGCCCGACGCCGCGTTGTTCACGACCAGTATGGTCACGCCCGCCTTCATGCGCAGCGCCGTTTCCAGTTCGCCGATCACCATGTTGAAGCCGCCATCGCCGGTCATGCCGACAACCGGGCGGTCCGGCACGCCAAGCTGTGCGCCAATCGCGCCCGGCAGGCCATAGCCGATGGAGGCCAGGCCGCGATCCGCGATATAGGTGCGGCCGGAAATCTTCGTATCGTAGAGCAGCCCGGTCCAGTGGCCGGAGAAGCCGCCATCGGCGACCAGCACCGATTCGGCCGGCATCACCCTGTTCAATTCGTTGATCATGCGCGCGACATTGATCGGCGTCTCGGTCGAGTTCAGCCGTTCCGACGCCTCGTCGAGCCATTTCGCCATGCGGACCGGAACCTCGGCGACGTAGTCGGCGCGCGCCGCCTTCTGGCGTGCGGCGCTGTCCGACATTTCCGCCAGCAGCGCCTTCAGCCCCTCGCCCGCGTCGCCGCACATCCCCGCATGGACATGGGTGGTCCGGCCGATTTCCTCCGCCAGCACATCGAGCTGGATCAGCGGCGTGCCGGACGGGAGGAGCTGGAACCGCTTGGTCGCGATTTCGCCCAGCTTGCAGCCGACCGCCATCAGGCAGTCGGACGTTTCGATCAGGTCATTGGCGATCCGCGTATAGCGGCCGAACAGCCCGGCCGACAGCGGATGCGCGCAGGCGATGCTGCCCTTGCCGCTCATCGTGTGGGCGACGGGAATGTTCAGCGCCTCGGCGAAAGCCTGCAGGTCGTCATGGGCGTCCGACAGGTGCACGCCGCCGCCGACCAGCAGCAGCGGCCGCTTCGCCTTCGCCAGCAGGGCCGCCGCACGGGCCACATCGTCGGCGCCGGGCCGTGATCGGCGGGCGGGGATCGACATGTGGTCCGGGTCGATCCAGAATTCGTCGGCGCGGAAATCGTAGATGTCGTGGCAGATATCCTCGGGCACGTCGAGGACGACCGGTCCCGGCCGCCCGCTGGTCGCCACCGCGAAGGCGCGTCGCACGAGTTCGGGGATCCGCGAGCCGTGCTCGATGCGGATCAGTTCCTTCACCGCCGGGGTCAGGATATCCACCTGGCGGCATTCCTGGGTCATGTTCTTCCAGGCGTGTTCGCGGTTGGCGTCGCCCGCCAGCACGACCAGCGGCACGCCGGCATTCAGCGATTCGACCATCCCGGTGACCAGGTTCGTGACGCCGGGCCCCAGCGTCGCGTCGCAGACGCCCGGCTTGCCGGTCACCCGCGCATAGGCGTCGGCGATGAACGCGCCGCAGCGTTCGTCATTGATCAGGTTGTGGTTCAGGCCGAGCCCGCGAACCGCCTCGTAAAACGGCAGCAGCTGAAAGCCGCCCATGCCGCACATCAGGCCGACCTCGTGCGCCTTCAGCATTTCCGCCAGCGCCTGGCCGCCGTTCATGCGGCGGGTGACGTTGTCGTTCCCCGGTGCGTTCATACCCTTGCCCTCCTCGACATTGCCGTTTCCGCTTCGTCTCCTACATCACCGCGCCGATCTGCCACGGCACGAATTCATCGTCGCCGAAGCCATAGGTCTCGCTCTTGGTCGGATCGCCGGACGCGACCTCGATCAGCCGGTCGAAAATGCGCTGCCCGACCGTGTCGATCGATTCGCCGTCATCGACGATCGTGCCGCAATTGATGTCCATGTCCTGGTCCATCCGCTCGAACATCGCCGTATTGGTCGCGAGCTTGAGGCATGGCGAAGGCTTGCAGCCATAGACCGAGCCGCGCCCGGTGGTGAAGCAGACGATATTCGCGCCGCTCGCCACCTGTCCCGTGATCGAGCACGGGTCGTAGCCCGGCGAATCCATGAACACGAAGCCCTTCGTATTGATCGCCTCGCCATAGCGGAACACGCCGTTGAGGTTCATCGTCCCGCCCTTCGCCGCGGCGCCCAGCGATTTTTCGAGGATCGTCGTCAGCCCGCCCGCCTTGTTGCCCGGCGAGGGGTTGTTGTTCATCTCGCCGCCATTGCGTCGGGTGTATTCCTCCCACCAGCGGATGCGCTCGATCAGCTTTTCGCCGACGGCCGGGGTGGCGGCGCGGCGGGTCAGAAGATGTTCGGCGCCGTAGATTTCCGGCGTCTCGCTGAGGATCGCCGTGCCGCCATGCCGGACCAGCAGGTCCGAGGCCGCGCCCAGCGACGGGTTCGCCGTGATTCCGGAATACGCATCCGACCCGCCGCATTGCAGCGCCAGCGTCAGGTGGCTGACCGGCAGGGGCTCGCGCCGGGCGCGGTCCGCTTCGGCCAGCATTTCCCGAATCGTCGCGACGCCCTTGTCGACCGAACGCTTGGTGCCGCCCGAATCCTGGATCGTCATGGTCCGGAACAGCGGGCCGCGCGTGATGTTGTAGGCTTCGAGCAGGAAATCGATCTGGTTCACCTCGCAGCCCAGCCCGACCATCAGGATTCCGGCGAAATTCGGGTGCCGCGCATAACCCCACAGGGTGCGCTGCAGGTTGGCGTAGCCGTCGCCGGTATCGGCCATGCCGCAGCCGGTGCCGTGCACCAGCGCCACGACGCCGTCCACATTGGGGTAGCCGCCAAGTTCGTTGCCGTGTTTGAACGCATCGGCGATATAGCGGGCGACGGTCGCCGAACAGTTCACGCTGGTCAGGACGCCGATATAATTGCGCGTGCCGACGCTGCCATTGGCCCGTTTGTAGCCCATGAAACTTGCCGGTTCGGCGACGAAGGCGGTGTCGCGGGCCTCGGTGCAGAAGGCGTAATCGCGCTCGAAATCCTGC
This portion of the Alphaproteobacteria bacterium genome encodes:
- the znuC gene encoding zinc ABC transporter ATP-binding protein ZnuC, with the protein product MSKETKPPMLAELQDITLKYAGRAVLDHVDLSIERGQIVTVIGPNGSGKTTLARVLLGLLEPDTGHVRRMDDIVIGYVPQRMHIDSSLPLSVRRFLQIAAPRQGGNIAAALAETGAGAVADADIGSLSGGELQRVLLARALLRDPDLLVLDEPAQGVDFAGQTALYHLIGEIRDRHKCGVLTISHDLHLVMAATDRVICLNHHICCSGEPESVRIHPEYVALFGPAASKDIAIYSHSHCHSHDLAGNIVEPENSHAHHHHSPQ
- a CDS encoding iron chelate uptake ABC transporter family permease subunit, whose amino-acid sequence is MTLLDDFFWRAMLGGLGVALAAGPLGCFVVWRRMAFFGASIAHAALLGVALGLILAIDPILGIAITGIIFAIAIVLLQRQTRLASDTLLGILAHAALAAGLVAISFRQDLRADLIGYLFGDILAVTTGDLLWIYLGGGLSLAVLVAIWRPLLAMTVHEELARAEGIPVLAIQLVFALLLAIVIAVSMKIVGVLLIVSLLIIPAAAARPFARSPEQMAGMAALIGAVAVAGGLGASFQWDTPSGPSIVIAAFAIFLASLAASAARRR
- a CDS encoding universal stress protein — encoded protein: MKSILIPFEESKIVESVFASAVLMAQRFASYVEGVYVQPALPAIASADGFGVVTPAFVEKYEREDSARIRQAQEYFETFMDRHNISRTRTDGQPCAVWQNVGPTDDYVGHRGRLFDLIVLGRPVHGSTTPTMHTLEAALFESGRPILIAPPEAPTTVGETVSIAWNGSTETARTIAFSKPILERAKKVVVVSIDEATVPGPSGTEIARYLSHSGIDATVVDATANGRNPGQAMLEESMAQGADLMVKGAYTNSRLRQMIFGGATNYILSNTEIPVFMSH
- a CDS encoding VanZ family protein, whose protein sequence is MRDNTNISTVRAVRWVKSVAIALLAVLTIALFNTDRRFVTVARNVLPNLDFSEQARYWQGTPDGVFLLRADPPAIVLDRRMRRQAFIRQSLDLPVGFGFLRIGADTRVQNQVTGPMWWNRAGIVMYSIDAGGRRIDFWPSSVALPEVSDAWRHHEAVIPVAPTARRMDLYLFMGARHGVFAVRNLTVDGLDNATWFAAARVALAAGWVAAGLWIVVPLFARHWRRATARLALFVLLGTLAGVLAPQPELSNFLHGTLETIDRGMRSLPVPGILESQAPLPAPGAPEQARDDANGGEAIRDDTSGDDSRTPRDDVARGTSARIVGALPPTLTSGGGTHAAHFVVHAVLAFLVLLTFRRAAFVPLFGYLLLTGVSTEIIQYFVTTRTVNPADGALNLAGIASGAIAGWIWTSQMHRFHRTT
- a CDS encoding thiamine pyrophosphate-binding protein gives rise to the protein MNAPGNDNVTRRMNGGQALAEMLKAHEVGLMCGMGGFQLLPFYEAVRGLGLNHNLINDERCGAFIADAYARVTGKPGVCDATLGPGVTNLVTGMVESLNAGVPLVVLAGDANREHAWKNMTQECRQVDILTPAVKELIRIEHGSRIPELVRRAFAVATSGRPGPVVLDVPEDICHDIYDFRADEFWIDPDHMSIPARRSRPGADDVARAAALLAKAKRPLLLVGGGVHLSDAHDDLQAFAEALNIPVAHTMSGKGSIACAHPLSAGLFGRYTRIANDLIETSDCLMAVGCKLGEIATKRFQLLPSGTPLIQLDVLAEEIGRTTHVHAGMCGDAGEGLKALLAEMSDSAARQKAARADYVAEVPVRMAKWLDEASERLNSTETPINVARMINELNRVMPAESVLVADGGFSGHWTGLLYDTKISGRTYIADRGLASIGYGLPGAIGAQLGVPDRPVVGMTGDGGFNMVIGELETALRMKAGVTILVVNNAASGYVKALQHSMYGAGNYQSSDLMDTNYANVANAFGCHGIRVEDPEALGGAIRSGIDETGRPTVIDVVVTRDPAKMLPAIDSRVLKVEKGDRPV
- a CDS encoding altronate dehydratase family protein, coding for MPASNSLTIRLHPSDNVVVSRAELLPGTLVGEEGVTTVEVIPTSHKLAVRPIARGEAVRKYNQIIGFATGDIPAGAHVHVQNVAVQDFERDYAFCTEARDTAFVAEPASFMGYKRANGSVGTRNYIGVLTSVNCSATVARYIADAFKHGNELGGYPNVDGVVALVHGTGCGMADTGDGYANLQRTLWGYARHPNFAGILMVGLGCEVNQIDFLLEAYNITRGPLFRTMTIQDSGGTKRSVDKGVATIREMLAEADRARREPLPVSHLTLALQCGGSDAYSGITANPSLGAASDLLVRHGGTAILSETPEIYGAEHLLTRRAATPAVGEKLIERIRWWEEYTRRNGGEMNNNPSPGNKAGGLTTILEKSLGAAAKGGTMNLNGVFRYGEAINTKGFVFMDSPGYDPCSITGQVASGANIVCFTTGRGSVYGCKPSPCLKLATNTAMFERMDQDMDINCGTIVDDGESIDTVGQRIFDRLIEVASGDPTKSETYGFGDDEFVPWQIGAVM